The nucleotide window TCCCGGCGGATACTGAAGTCACGCGCGTCTGGATGCTCCAGATATTCACCACCACTATCTTCCGCGCTCTTCATGGTTGCGCCATCCAGCGTGGGAAACCCATAGAACGCGTGATCTTGCCGGGCCCATATCCAGACCGGCGTGCTGCGGAATCGTTCCGGCTCTGAAATGCGATGCCAGAACATCACCTTGCGGCGCACGCGCAGCGGGATGCCAAGCTTCGCAAACTCCGGCATCGCCCAGGCACCGGTGGTGAGGATAAGCTTGCTCGCGGTGAGCGTACGATTCGCCGTGCGCACACGCACGCCATCTCCATCCGCGCTCCACTCCAGCAAGGGTTCGCCTGCAAACAGAGCGGCGCCATGAGCACAGGCGCGTTCGGCATGGGTGCTCACGCAATTCTCCGGTGAGAGGTATCCACCATCACGATCGTGGTAGATCACCAGGTCCTCCGGCACCTGCATCGCCGGATGAAGTTCGCGCGCTTCTGCCGCAGTGATGCAATCCAACGCAAGCCCCGCCTCCCACGAGGCCTCTTCGAGCTTGGCGATGAATTCACTCTCCGATTCCCCGATGCACAGCAGTCCACAGATCTTCATCAGCTCTTTGCCTGACTCCGCCTCCAGCTCACGCCACAGCTCATAGCTGCGCTCCAACAGAGGCAGGTAGTTCCCGTCGAGGAAATAGGCCTTGCGGATGATGCGCGTCTCACCATGCGAACTCCCAAACGCGTGTCCCGGAGGATGCGGGTCGATACCCGCGACACGCAGCCCCTGTTTTGCCAGATGATACAGCGTGGCGCTGCCCATGGCCCCCACTCCAGCGACGATGACATCGTACGATTTCATGTGCGTTCCCAGTGCCGACAACTCAGCCAGTTCTGGCTCTCGTGGTCAATGGGCAAAACGACACAGGCACCCCCTCCTGCCCCGAGGCTTGCATGGGAGCCAGCCCTCGGCTACCGAAACTCATGCAGTTGATTCAGGGAGCCAAAGTCGCAGCCACCGTGCTGGAAGAATGCCAGCGTGAAATCGCCGAACTCGCCAAGCTGGGAAAGAAGCCCGGGCTGGCCGTGGTGCTGGTGGGCGATGATCCCGCGTCCCGCGCCTATGTGCGCAGCAAGGACAAGAAGTGCAAAGACCTGGGCCTGCACTCCGTGAAGCATGAACTGCCCGAGAACACCACGCAGGAGGAACTGCTCGCACTCGTGGCCCAGCTGAACGCAGACCCGTCCATCCACGGCATCCTGGTGCAGAGCCCGCCGCCGAGGCACATCGATGAAAGCGCCATCGTGCGTGCCATCGATCCGCGCAAGGACGTGGACGGCTTTCATCCAGAGAATGTGGCCAAGCTCACACTGGAAGACCCCACCGGTTTCGTGCCCTGCACCCCCGCAGGCTGCATCCGCCTGCTGCAGGACGCCGGCGTCGCCACAGACGGCGCCCATGTGGTGGTGCTGGGCCGCAGCATGATTGTGGGCAAGCCGGTGGCGCTCCTGCTCATGGCGAAGAATTCCAACGGCGGCAATGCCACCGTGACCGTGGCGCATTCCCGCACGAAGAATCTCGCGGAACTCACCCGTACCGCCGACATCCTCATCGCCGCCATCGGTCGCCCCCTCTTTGTGAAGGCGGACATGGTGAAGGAAGGCGCCGTGGTCATCGACGTGGGAATCAATCGCGTGGAAGCCCCCGGCACGGAAAAGGGCTACAAAATCGTGGGTGACGTGGATTTTGACGCCGTGGCACCCAAGTGCCGGGCCATCACCCCAGTCCCCGGCGGGGTGGGTCCCATGACCATCGCCCTGCTCATGGCGAACACCATCAAGGCCTGCCGCCAGCTCGGCTAGTCCGGGATTTCGACCCCAAATCAGGAATCTGAAAAAATCGCGAATTTTTTTGCGACTTTGGGTGAGTTCCCGCGTTTCACCCCGCATCCACGCGTCTCGTCTCGGGGCGTGTTGGGGGGATTTCCGTGTACTTCGGGGCACCTCTTGGTCTGCTCACTGGTCACGGCATGAATGAAGGTGGTGGTCCGGGGGGACCACCACCTTCCTCGTTTTCAGGGCTCTACCCGCAAGGCTGGCCGGATTAGTTGTGCAGGATCTTCCGCGTCTCCGCGGCCTCGACGTCGCGGCGGACCATCAGGGCCATG belongs to Roseimicrobium gellanilyticum and includes:
- the folD gene encoding bifunctional methylenetetrahydrofolate dehydrogenase/methenyltetrahydrofolate cyclohydrolase FolD, coding for MQLIQGAKVAATVLEECQREIAELAKLGKKPGLAVVLVGDDPASRAYVRSKDKKCKDLGLHSVKHELPENTTQEELLALVAQLNADPSIHGILVQSPPPRHIDESAIVRAIDPRKDVDGFHPENVAKLTLEDPTGFVPCTPAGCIRLLQDAGVATDGAHVVVLGRSMIVGKPVALLLMAKNSNGGNATVTVAHSRTKNLAELTRTADILIAAIGRPLFVKADMVKEGAVVIDVGINRVEAPGTEKGYKIVGDVDFDAVAPKCRAITPVPGGVGPMTIALLMANTIKACRQLG
- the solA gene encoding N-methyl-L-tryptophan oxidase; the protein is MKSYDVIVAGVGAMGSATLYHLAKQGLRVAGIDPHPPGHAFGSSHGETRIIRKAYFLDGNYLPLLERSYELWRELEAESGKELMKICGLLCIGESESEFIAKLEEASWEAGLALDCITAAEARELHPAMQVPEDLVIYHDRDGGYLSPENCVSTHAERACAHGAALFAGEPLLEWSADGDGVRVRTANRTLTASKLILTTGAWAMPEFAKLGIPLRVRRKVMFWHRISEPERFRSTPVWIWARQDHAFYGFPTLDGATMKSAEDSGGEYLEHPDARDFSIRRDDDEALTPFLHTAFPALVHEVDRAKTCLYTDAEDRNFIVAFHPEHPQVLLASCCSGHGFKLSSAMGEVLARTVQNGMLPPEATFFGMRYWRSM